One window of the Nitrospirota bacterium genome contains the following:
- the gspG gene encoding type II secretion system major pseudopilin GspG: MGNISKQRSGKAKGFTLLELMVVMVILGLLGAIVLPRFMGKIGQAKNKAAATQISYFEIALDSFYLDVGRYPSTSEGLSSLITAPGGIPEWNGPYLKKAEVPSDPWKNPYHYISPGSHGDYDIYSYGADATEGGEGDNADIVSWKAN, from the coding sequence ATGGGGAATATATCAAAGCAAAGATCAGGGAAGGCAAAAGGGTTCACACTTCTTGAACTGATGGTGGTCATGGTGATACTGGGCCTGCTGGGAGCTATTGTCCTGCCGAGGTTCATGGGCAAGATAGGGCAGGCAAAGAATAAGGCGGCAGCTACGCAGATCAGCTATTTTGAGATAGCGCTTGATTCATTCTACCTTGATGTAGGGCGTTATCCTTCTACCTCAGAAGGGCTTTCATCTCTGATCACCGCGCCCGGAGGCATCCCTGAATGGAACGGCCCGTATCTTAAAAAGGCGGAAGTCCCAAGTGATCCGTGGAAGAATCCTTATCATTATATCTCACCCGGAAGCCATGGCGACTATGATATCTACTCTTACGGCGCAGACGCAACAGAAGGCGGCGAAGGGGATAATGCCGACATAGTCAGCTGGAAGGCCAATTAG
- a CDS encoding type II secretion system F family protein: MGTFSYDATTKDGRDITGTIEADDERTAVQRIQEMGYFPLKVDKAKEATNGILSKLLSPVRSGVGGKDLMNFTYQLGVLLEAGFPLEKSLSIQSELTEKKALKDIVDEILNHVRNGKSFSDALSRFPAVFPAFYVNMVRAGEAGGFLEDTISKMTSYLESTQTMKDDVQSALIYPAILTVVGGGTIVILLTFVVPMFTQIFADMEATLPLPTKILLVVSNWFRNYWWAFLLLASGAFVTARAYLKSEQGKRWWDSFRFRLPVIGKLFKEIIVSRFARTLGTLLASGVPILNSLQIVGGALGSEKMSNIIASVRESVRKGRGISEPLRNNDIFPTLAVHMVTIGEDTGRLDHMLIKIAERFDVEVKITTKRLLTLFGPILILAMGVIVTFILISILLAMLTINELPF; the protein is encoded by the coding sequence GTGGGGACTTTCTCTTACGACGCGACCACAAAAGACGGCAGGGATATCACAGGCACGATAGAAGCTGATGATGAACGCACTGCCGTACAGCGCATCCAGGAGATGGGCTATTTCCCTTTAAAGGTTGATAAGGCCAAAGAAGCAACAAACGGAATTCTGTCAAAGCTTTTATCTCCTGTAAGGTCAGGTGTCGGCGGCAAGGACCTGATGAACTTCACATACCAGCTCGGCGTGCTCCTTGAGGCGGGTTTTCCCCTTGAAAAATCTCTATCCATCCAGTCGGAGCTTACAGAGAAGAAGGCGTTAAAAGATATCGTTGATGAGATACTCAACCATGTCAGGAACGGCAAGTCATTTTCAGACGCGCTTTCAAGGTTCCCGGCGGTCTTCCCGGCATTTTACGTCAATATGGTAAGGGCAGGAGAGGCAGGCGGATTTCTTGAAGATACGATATCAAAGATGACCTCATACCTTGAAAGCACCCAGACGATGAAGGATGATGTGCAGTCCGCGCTCATCTATCCTGCGATACTTACCGTGGTCGGGGGCGGAACTATCGTAATCCTGCTTACCTTCGTAGTGCCGATGTTCACGCAGATATTTGCCGATATGGAAGCGACACTTCCGCTGCCTACCAAGATACTGCTTGTTGTCAGCAACTGGTTCAGGAATTACTGGTGGGCATTTCTGCTGCTTGCCTCAGGGGCTTTTGTTACCGCAAGGGCCTATCTGAAGAGCGAACAGGGGAAGCGTTGGTGGGATTCCTTCAGGTTCAGGCTGCCTGTTATAGGCAAACTTTTCAAAGAGATCATAGTTTCTCGTTTTGCAAGAACCCTGGGAACCCTGCTGGCGAGCGGCGTGCCGATATTGAACTCGCTTCAGATAGTCGGCGGAGCGCTGGGCAGCGAAAAGATGTCCAATATAATAGCATCAGTAAGGGAGTCTGTGAGAAAGGGAAGGGGGATATCCGAGCCTCTGAGAAACAACGACATATTCCCGACTCTGGCGGTTCACATGGTCACCATAGGAGAGGATACCGGCAGGCTCGACCACATGCTCATCAAGATAGCCGAACGGTTCGATGTTGAGGTCAAGATCACTACGAAGCGGCTGCTTACGCTCTTCGGCCCGATACTCATACTTGCCATGGGGGTCATAGTTACTTTCATACTGATCTCCATACTTCTTGCAATGCTGACTATTAATGAATTGCCGTTTTAG
- the gspE gene encoding type II secretion system ATPase GspE, whose product MALRNSLLKKSDSLLGETLVKKNLITPEKLNIALKEQSSPGRSHRRIGEILVSLGFVSEDDMLEALASQLGLKFLKFSQFPKMLPEDNYPTVKFMKEYHLVPIGSGSDSIKFAMADPLDEYALSSIMSFSDKKLEIALSSGKDIMEAIEQYFGTDVQMTSIMEGMREEDVETDAVEMHEDVHHLRDMAFEAPIVKLVNMVLTRAVESRVSDIHIEPFENNVKVRYRIDGALSEVELLPKRIQAAVISRIKIMSRLNIAEVRLPQDGRIKLRVSGREIDLRVSTMPTAHGESIVMRILDSGASLIDLRYLGFPDKTLEDYRSMITTPYGMILVTGPTGSGKTTTLYASLSKINSEDKKIITIEDPIEYQTDGINQIQVNPKIGLTFANGLRHIVRQDPDIIMVGEIRDIETAEISIHSALTGHLVFSTLHTNDAAGAVTRLLDMGIEGFLVSSSLIGVLAQRLVRVICPACKVVFTPPVQLMDKVRPNLGDAPAYHGAGCVECRQTGYRGRIGIFELMKVNEAIRRMILDKESSDVIRDKAIAGGMQTLSQSGWQKVREGVTTIEEVMRVTQEGS is encoded by the coding sequence ATGGCACTCAGAAATTCATTATTAAAAAAGAGTGACAGCCTGCTTGGCGAAACACTTGTCAAAAAAAATCTTATAACTCCCGAGAAGCTGAATATCGCGTTGAAGGAGCAGTCTTCCCCCGGCAGGAGCCACCGCCGCATCGGCGAGATACTCGTGAGCCTCGGGTTCGTTTCTGAAGATGACATGCTGGAGGCGCTTGCTTCCCAGTTAGGGCTGAAGTTCCTTAAGTTCTCTCAATTCCCCAAGATGCTTCCTGAAGATAATTATCCTACCGTAAAGTTCATGAAGGAGTACCATCTTGTGCCCATTGGCTCAGGCTCTGATTCGATAAAGTTCGCCATGGCTGACCCTCTTGATGAGTACGCGCTGAGTTCCATCATGAGCTTTTCCGATAAGAAGCTGGAGATAGCTCTCAGCAGCGGCAAGGATATCATGGAAGCGATAGAGCAGTACTTCGGCACTGACGTGCAGATGACGAGCATAATGGAGGGGATGCGGGAGGAAGATGTAGAGACAGATGCCGTTGAGATGCATGAAGATGTCCATCACTTGAGGGATATGGCGTTTGAGGCGCCGATAGTGAAGCTTGTCAATATGGTCCTGACCCGCGCTGTTGAGAGCAGGGTAAGTGATATTCACATAGAGCCGTTTGAGAATAATGTAAAGGTCAGATACAGGATAGACGGCGCGTTGAGCGAGGTGGAGCTGCTGCCGAAGAGGATACAGGCCGCGGTCATCTCAAGGATAAAGATAATGTCGAGGCTTAATATCGCTGAGGTGCGGCTTCCGCAGGACGGAAGGATAAAGCTCAGGGTATCAGGCAGGGAGATAGACCTCAGGGTATCGACCATGCCCACGGCGCACGGCGAGAGCATAGTCATGAGGATACTTGACAGCGGAGCTTCTTTGATAGACCTCAGGTATCTCGGTTTTCCGGACAAGACGCTCGAGGACTACAGGAGCATGATCACCACTCCGTATGGAATGATCCTCGTAACAGGCCCTACCGGAAGCGGCAAGACGACAACCCTTTACGCGTCATTGAGCAAGATCAATTCTGAAGACAAAAAAATAATAACCATAGAGGACCCTATCGAATACCAGACCGACGGCATAAACCAGATACAGGTCAACCCGAAGATAGGGCTCACCTTTGCCAACGGCCTCAGGCATATCGTGCGTCAGGACCCTGACATTATCATGGTCGGTGAGATAAGGGACATTGAGACGGCTGAGATATCCATCCACTCCGCCCTGACCGGGCATCTCGTTTTCAGCACACTCCACACCAATGACGCAGCCGGGGCTGTAACAAGGCTTCTTGATATGGGGATAGAGGGCTTTCTTGTATCCTCATCTCTCATCGGCGTTCTCGCGCAGAGGCTTGTCAGGGTCATCTGCCCTGCATGTAAAGTGGTCTTTACCCCGCCTGTTCAGCTCATGGACAAGGTCAGGCCCAATCTCGGCGATGCCCCTGCCTATCATGGCGCAGGCTGCGTCGAGTGCAGGCAGACCGGATACAGAGGCAGGATCGGCATCTTTGAACTGATGAAGGTGAACGAGGCGATACGCAGGATGATACTTGATAAGGAAAGCTCCGATGTCATAAGAGATAAGGCTATCGCAGGAGGCATGCAGACCCTTTCACAGAGCGGATGGCAGAAGGTCAGAGAGGGGGTCACCACCATAGAAGAGGTCATGAGGGTGACGCAGGAGGGCAGTTAG
- the gspD gene encoding type II secretion system secretin GspD → MRRLLNIFILLSVLFFSAAAGFAQEPVTEVQVASETKGQVLKDTVTTQGVVTEEALTEEEQLLNERPALPPILPPSSMTPDQIRAFFTKPGDTAEEEEFMILNFDDAEIKDILATVSAITKVNFILGTNVSGKITIHSAEKIPVSEVFSVFESILQVNNLSLVKSGSFYKVIQSSEARQNPLEIFPYEDAKTVPYGDRPITQLIYLENIPVKDIAPLLKDMLSKIGTITPHPRLNMLIINDLASNIKNVLKIIDEVDIDAFENTRMQFFRLKNSDVATLSKELSDIINALNIGREGLAIIPIERLNSLVVFSSGPGLLKTVEAWIHKLDDEVTTGQNIFVYNVQNVDAKKIAAVLKTIYEKSSSIPAVGTVGETTQARETTRKDTAQTTKSAGAQSSSSQSTVESGRVEIDTFESTNSLVILASPGVYKEISETIKKLDMYPKQVLIEVVIAEVNLDNTNQFGIQWSLLRSVNIDGNTYNGLAQNSASPTIAPSLIEAAPVLGDGSTGLSLILFNPDRISAMIHALASTTKLNVLSSPRLLVMDKEEASIEVGSDIPTATSTTVGTSTGTTQNIEYKTVGIKLKIKPSINDEKTVVLNIEQEVSDKLANVVVGQAGFSYPAFSTRLTKTSVVVPDNHGISIGGIIKESNENGYQGIPLLSAIPYLGSLFRYTVLTKTRTELIIFLTPHVVTNRTEADMVTSDFVEQLKNLKRSSGKDDIGSDIFKPYTLE, encoded by the coding sequence ATGCGAAGACTATTAAATATATTCATTCTTCTGTCTGTTCTGTTCTTTTCAGCAGCGGCCGGTTTTGCCCAGGAGCCTGTCACGGAAGTGCAGGTTGCTTCCGAGACTAAAGGCCAGGTCTTAAAAGATACGGTCACAACACAGGGTGTAGTTACTGAAGAGGCGCTTACCGAGGAGGAACAGCTCCTTAATGAAAGGCCGGCCTTACCGCCTATTCTTCCGCCTTCAAGCATGACTCCCGATCAGATCAGGGCATTCTTCACAAAGCCCGGCGATACGGCTGAAGAGGAAGAGTTCATGATCCTGAACTTCGATGACGCTGAGATCAAGGATATCCTTGCAACTGTAAGTGCGATAACCAAAGTGAACTTTATACTCGGTACAAATGTATCGGGCAAGATAACGATCCACTCTGCAGAGAAGATACCTGTCAGCGAGGTCTTCTCGGTCTTTGAATCCATCCTTCAGGTTAATAACCTGTCGCTTGTGAAGTCAGGCAGTTTCTACAAGGTGATCCAGAGCTCTGAGGCGAGACAGAACCCGCTTGAGATATTTCCGTATGAAGATGCAAAGACAGTGCCTTACGGGGACAGGCCGATAACACAGCTTATCTATCTGGAGAATATCCCGGTCAAGGATATCGCGCCGCTCCTTAAGGATATGCTTTCAAAGATAGGAACCATCACCCCGCACCCGAGACTCAACATGCTCATCATAAATGACCTTGCGTCAAACATCAAGAATGTCCTTAAGATCATAGATGAGGTTGATATCGACGCATTTGAGAACACGAGAATGCAGTTCTTCCGGCTCAAGAACTCTGATGTCGCCACCCTTTCCAAGGAGCTGTCCGACATCATAAACGCGCTCAATATAGGCAGGGAAGGCCTTGCCATTATACCTATTGAAAGGCTCAACAGCCTTGTTGTCTTCTCTTCAGGCCCCGGGCTTCTAAAGACTGTTGAGGCATGGATACATAAACTTGATGACGAGGTCACTACCGGCCAGAACATATTTGTTTACAATGTGCAGAATGTCGATGCCAAAAAGATAGCCGCTGTCCTGAAGACCATATATGAGAAAAGCTCTTCGATCCCGGCGGTAGGAACTGTCGGCGAAACCACCCAGGCAAGAGAGACAACAAGGAAGGATACCGCCCAAACCACGAAATCCGCCGGAGCGCAGTCATCATCTTCACAGTCGACGGTCGAATCCGGCAGGGTAGAGATAGATACTTTTGAGTCGACAAACTCGCTCGTCATACTCGCCTCGCCCGGAGTATACAAGGAGATCAGCGAAACGATAAAGAAGCTTGACATGTATCCGAAACAGGTGCTGATCGAGGTTGTCATAGCAGAGGTAAATCTTGACAATACAAACCAGTTCGGGATTCAATGGTCTTTATTGCGCAGCGTCAATATCGACGGCAACACATATAACGGTCTTGCCCAGAACAGCGCCAGCCCTACCATCGCCCCTTCATTGATCGAGGCGGCGCCGGTATTGGGGGACGGTTCCACCGGCCTTTCGTTAATACTCTTTAATCCTGACCGGATCTCTGCGATGATACACGCGCTTGCAAGCACGACAAAGCTCAATGTCCTCTCAAGCCCGAGGCTTCTGGTAATGGACAAGGAAGAGGCAAGCATTGAGGTCGGCAGCGATATTCCGACCGCAACAAGCACCACGGTCGGCACAAGCACCGGCACCACTCAGAATATCGAATATAAGACCGTGGGCATAAAGCTTAAGATCAAGCCGAGCATTAATGATGAAAAGACGGTCGTCCTCAATATCGAGCAGGAGGTCTCTGATAAGCTTGCCAACGTAGTTGTCGGACAGGCGGGTTTCAGCTACCCTGCGTTTTCAACCAGGCTGACCAAGACCTCTGTTGTTGTGCCTGATAACCACGGCATATCAATAGGCGGGATAATAAAGGAGAGCAACGAAAACGGGTATCAGGGCATTCCGCTTTTAAGCGCGATACCTTATCTCGGAAGCCTCTTCCGCTATACTGTGCTGACAAAGACCAGGACTGAACTTATCATCTTCCTGACGCCTCATGTTGTGACGAACAGGACCGAGGCGGATATGGTCACAAGTGATTTTGTGGAACAGCTCAAAAACCTGAAGAGATCGTCCGGGAAGGATGATATCGGGTCAGATATATTCAAACCTTATACCCTGGAATAG